Below is a genomic region from Melanotaenia boesemani isolate fMelBoe1 chromosome 19, fMelBoe1.pri, whole genome shotgun sequence.
AGGGAGCTTTAAAAACTGCTGGATATAATGACATAGCACATTGATATCAATAAAACGTCATGCTGCATGTTAATACcacacattttctctcattttataGCCACAAAACCTTTCCATGAGCATTAACTCCAACCTTTTTGCATTGTTTGATGCTCTACATAAAAAAGGGGGCTGATATTTTCTGGTTGAGATGCATCATTGTGGGTTGAATTTAAATCTTACCACGTAGTGAAACAAAGATTCTGCATCTGAGGTCAGAGATGGAAAGGAAAGCCAGTCGTGTTCCTCAGTCTTGAAGCAAAAGGTGAAACCAGAAAATGTTGTATGTGATCTTATACACAGGTCATTTAGCAGCACCATCTATCAGCTTTCCATTTCTGTTCTGAGCCACCATGAACAGCGGTGTTATAGTTCCTGCTTTTCTCTGTTTGCTTTACAGTCTCAGAAAGATCCGATGCTGGTGGAGAAAATCATGAATGACCTAGACTCTAACAAGGACAACGAGGTGGATTTCAACGAGTTTGTTGTATTGGTGGCCGCCCTGACTGTCGCCTGCAATGACTTCTTCCAAGAGCAGAATAAAAATAGCAAGTAGATGCATGCAGAATATCAAGTGTAAACTAAATATAAATCCCCAACTAGTGATCTTATCACATTTAATGTCATATCAACtaattatttagaaattttCCCAATGTAAGGTTgtgaattaaattaatctcTCTGACTGATCCAAACTATTATCATGTTCATTTTGCAATGAATCAGTGTAATTCAACCAACTCTGATTAAGCTCTAAAActcttttagttttgtttgttattgttagtTAATTCAGTGATTTCCTCTAAAAATATCTTTGTCATCTAAAGCTGTGTTTGTATGTTAGCTTTTGTCCCAGCAGATCTCCCAGCTCAGACTGTCCTCCCAAAATTGTAAAtgtcagatgttttatttctaatatttcactatatatatatataatatttcttGTTACCTGTCTGTTCAGCTCCCTTCCCcaaggagaaagattttttttcccctcatgaAGGTGCAAAGGTGAAGTTATGGAAAATGCAGTTCATAATAAACATGTCAAGTGTCCACCATGTGTTTCAGTGATGATGGTTTAACCTTTGTATTACATTCAGGAATTTGCATTCAGAATGTACCATTGGTACCAGATGTCCCGTGGGTGGGATATGACAAAAGAATATGTACTTTGCCAAGTCTACCTT
It encodes:
- the s100z gene encoding protein S100-Z isoform X2, producing MPSQLEGAMDALITVFYNYSGNDGDKHKLNKGELKQLLNSELTDFLMSQKDPMLVEKIMNDLDSNKDNEVDFNEFVVLVAALTVACNDFFQEQNKNSK